A single genomic interval of Lathyrus oleraceus cultivar Zhongwan6 chromosome 7, CAAS_Psat_ZW6_1.0, whole genome shotgun sequence harbors:
- the LOC127101185 gene encoding putative ABC transporter C family member 15 has protein sequence MAIFDILLGTTNVAFFYVILIWVLYDSLKQTKSNNLLHLKHRPTFFAYVTVLFSVVVTILNVAFVFYKYTYSTNGLIIGFCFVSLALTWGLATLVSFYSMKKMLRESKRFPFVLILWWVFATVVDTVSLSLKLVKNYESFNLRILLLEDNIVDAVSLPMLLVLCLNALSNVCVREGSEMEQRLLQKEFESSSLGDEEAFVKAGIWSKLTFRWLNPIFEMGRIQKLEHVHVPSVPHSETAATASSMLEQSIRKQKLQGGSLTKAIFVSVWKSLALNAVLAGVNTIASYIGPLLISNFVNFLLSNNDNSSTKYGMVLAFIFFLSKTIESLSQRQWYFGAQRIGIQVRAALMALVYSKSLMIKCGGPTHGKVINLINVDVERIGDFCWYVHGVWLLPVQIILALVILYINLGYTPSIAALSVTILVMVCNTPLANMQEGLHSKIMEAKDSRIKMTSETMKNIRILKLHSWESTFLQKLFQLRDIERNWLQKYLYLCSAVATLFWASPTFVSVFTFGACILVKTELTAATVLSALATFRILQEPIYNLPELISMISQTKVSVDRIQEFIQEEDQNQFMNKHVSKTSRIAIEVKPGEYAWEENDQILKRPTIHIVEKLIINKGQKVAVCGPVGSGKSSLLCSMLGEISLVSGGATKVYGTRSYVPQSPWIQSGTIRENILFGKEMNKDFYDNVVDGCALLQDINLWSDGDLNMVEERGINLSGGQKQRVQLARAVYNDSDVYFLDDPFSAVDAHTGSHLFKECLMKLLYDKTVVYATHQLEFLEAADLILVMKDGKIAECGKYRDLITCPNSEFVQQMAAHEETVSQIPSQKDDFVSGRPCQKNRTEIEEENIQEIMMDWKRTREEEAMTGRVKWSVYSTFVTLAYRGALVPVILLCQILFQVMQMGSNYWMSWATERKGRVDNAQLMGIFALLSGGSSVFILGRTVLMAKIAVETSQRLFHGMITSIFRAPVSFFDTTPSSRILSRSSTDQSTVDTDIPYRLAGLVFALIQLLSIIVLMSQAAWQVILLFFVVLAISVWYQAYYITTARELARMVGIRKAPILHHFSESISGAATIRCFNQEKIFLTKAMALIDDYSRVAFHNYATMEWLSVRINFLFNLVFYFVLIILVNLPRSAISPSMAGLVATYGLNLNVLQAWVIWNLCNVENKMISVERILQFSDIPSEAPLIIQDNRPEPEWPKEGKIEFHNLHIQYEPAAPMVLKGVTCVFPGQKKIGIVGRTGSGKSTLVQALFRVVEPLEGCILIDGVDISKIGLQDLRSKLGIIPQDPTLFLGTVRTNMDPLEQHTDQELWEVLRKCHLAEIVQQDPRLLDAPVAENGENWSVGQRQLVCLARLLLKKRKILVLDEATASIDTATDNLIQKTIREETSGCTVITVAHRIPTVIDTDLVLVLHEGTIAEYDKPSQLLQDSSSSFSKLVSEFLRRSSQSNC, from the exons ATGGCGATTTTTGATATTCTCTTAGGAACAACCAATGTAGCATTCTTCTATGTTATTTTGATATGGGTTTTATATGATAGTTTGAAACAAACCAAAAGTAACAATCTTTTACATCTAAAACACAGACCAACGTTTTTTGCTTATGTCACTGTTCTTTTCAGTGTTGTTGTTACTATTTTGAACGTAGCTTTTGTTTTCTACAAGTACACTTACAGCACTAATGGATTAATCATAGgattttgttttgtttctttgGCTTTAACATGGGGTTTAGCTACTTTGGTTTCGTTCTATTCAATGAAGAAAATGCTTAGAGAGAGTAAAAGATTCCCTTTTGTTCTAATTCTTTGGTGGGTTTTTGCCACTGTTGTTGATACAGTTTCACTGTCATTGAAACTTGTGAAAAATTATGAATCCTTCAACTTGAGGATTTTGTTGTTGGAGGATAACATAGTTGATGCGGTTTCTTTGCCCATGTTGTTAGTTTTGTGTTTGAACGCACTTTCAAATGTGTGTGTGAGGGAAGGAAGTGAGATGGAACAAAGGTTACTGCAGAAAGAGTTTGAATCTTCTAGTTTGGGGGATGAAGAGGCTTTTGTAAAAGCTGGTATATGGAGCAAACTTACATTTAGGTGGCTGAATCCTATTTTTGAAATGGGTCGGATTCAAAAACTTGAACATGTTCATGTTCCTTCTGTACCTCACTCTGAAACTGCTGCTACTGCTTCTTCTATGTTGGAACAATCTATTAGGAAACAGAAACTTCAAGGTGGTTCTTTGACAAAAGCTATTTTCGTTTCTGTTTGGAAATCCTTAGCCTTAAATGCTGTTTTAGCAG GTGTTAATACTATTGCCTCTTATATTGGTCCATTATTGATATCAAACTTTGTGAATTTCTTGTTGTCAAATAATGATAACTCAAGCACCAAATATGGAATGGTTCTTGCCTTTATTTTCTTCCTCTCAAAAACCATTGAGTCACTGAGTCAAAGACAATGGTATTTTGGTGCTCAGAGAATCGGAATTCAGGTACGCGCAGCACTTATGGCTTTAGTTTATAGCAAGTCACTAATGATTAAATGTGGTGGACCAACACATGGTAAAGTCATCAACTTGATTAATGTGGACGTCGAAAGAATCGGTGACTTTTGTTGGTATGTTCATGGAGTTTGGCTTCTACCCGTTCAGATTATTTTGGCCTTGGTGATCTTATACATAAATTTGGGTTACACACCTTCTATTGCTGCACTTTCTGTTACCATTTTGGTTATGGTTTGTAACACACCTTTGGCCAATATGCAAGAAGGCTTACACTCTAAGATAATGGAAGCTAAAGATTCGAGAATCAAAATGACTTCGGAGACTATGAAGAATATTAGAATCTTAAAGTTGCATTCATGGGAATCTACATTTCTGCAGAAACTTTTCCAGCTTAGGGATATAGAGAGGAATTGGTTACAGAAATATCTCTACTTGTGCTCAGCGGTAGCCACTCTATTTTGGGCGTCTCCGACTTTTGTTTCTGTTTTCACTTTCGGTGCTTGTATATTGGTGAAAACCGAACTAACTGCAGCCACGGTTCTCTCGGCTCTAGCGACGTTTCGTATTTTGCAAGAACCGATTTACAATTTGCCTGAACTTATTTCCATGATAAGTCAAACAAAAGTTTCGGTTGATCGAATTCAGGAAttcatacaagaagaagatcAAAATCAGTTCATGAATAAGCATGTTTCCAAAACTTCAAGAATTGCTATTGAAGTAAAACCGGGAGAATATGCATGGGAAGAAAATGATCAAATTCTCAAGAGACCAACAATTCATATTGTAGAAAAATTAATTATAAACAAAGGTCAAAAGGTAGCGGTTTGTGGCCCGGTAGGGTCTGGAAAATCGAGCTTGCTTTGTAGTATGCTTGGCGAGATTTCTTTGGTTTCTGGGGGAGCAACTAAAGTTTATGGGACTAGAAGCTATGTACCGCAAAGTCCATGGATTCAATCTGGAACTATAAGAGAGAATATTTTGTTTGGGAAGGAAATGAATAAGGACTTTTACGACAATGTTGTTGATGGTTGCGCACTGCTTCAGGATATCAACTTATGGAGTGATGGAGATTTGAACATGGTGGAGGAGAGGGGAATAAATTTAAGTGGAGGACAAAAACAGCGAGTTCAATTGGCAAGGGCTGTTTACAATGACTCGGATGTTTATTTCCTCGACGATCCTTTTAGCGCCGTTGATGCTCATACCGGAAGTCATTTGTTTAAG GAATGTCTTATGAAACTTTTATACGATAAAACCGTTGTTTATGCTACACATCAACTAGAATTCTTGGAAGCGGCTGATCTTATTCTG GTTATGAAGGATGGAAAAATAGCGGAGTGTGGAAAGTATAGAGATCTCATCACATGTCCGAATAGTGAATTTGTCCAACAAATGGCTGCTCATGAAGAAACAGTAAGCCAAATTCCGAGCCAGAAAGATGATTTTGTTAGCGGCAGACCTTGCCAAAAAAATCGAACTGAAATTGAAGAAGAAAATATTCAAGAGATTATGATGGATTGGAAGAGAACGAGAGAAGAGGAAGCAATGACTGGTCGAGTAAAATGGAGTGTTTACTCAACCTTTGTCACATTAGCTTATAGAGGAGCACTTGTTCCGGTTATTCTTCTCTGTCAAATTCTCTTTCAAGTTATGCAGATGGGAAGCAATTATTGGATGTCATGGGCTACAGAACGAAAAGGAAGGGTCGATAATGCGCAGCTTATGGGAATTTTTGCTCTTCTGTCTGGTGGAAGCTCTGTTTTCATATTGGGAAGGACTGTTTTAATGGCGAAAATCGCTGTGGAGACTTCTCAGCGCCTTTTTCATGGAATGATCACATCGATTTTCAGAGCACCTGTTTCGTTTTTTGATACCACACCTTCTAGCCGAATACTGAGTAGG TCATCTACGGATCAAAGTACAGTAGATACTGACATTCCTTACAGACTAGCTGGACTTGTCTTTGCACTTATCCAGTTATTGAGTATCATTGTCCTAATGTCCCAAGCCGCATGGCAAGTCATTCTTCTCTTTTTCGTTGTTCTTGCTATCTCCGTCTGGTATCAG GCCTATTACATTACTACGGCTAGGGAATTGGCCAGGATGGTGGGAATTCGAAAGGCGCCAATCTTGCATCACTTCTCAGAATCGATTTCCGGGGCTGCCACAATCCGTTGTTTCAATCAAGAGAAAATATTCTTGACCAAGGCTATGGCTCTAATTGACGATTATTCTCGGGTAGCTTTTCACAACTACGCCACCATGGAATGGTTGTCTGTCAGAATAAATTTTCTCTTTAACTTGGTCTTCTATTTTGTTCTCATCATCTTGGTTAATTTGCCAAGGTCTGCGATCAGTCCCA GCATGGCGGGTCTTGTAGCGACTTACGGTTTGAACTTAAATGTGCTTCAAGCTTGGGTGATATGGAATCTCTGCAATGTTGAAAACAAAATGATATCCGTAGAGAGAATATTACAATTCTCTGATATACCAAGTGAAGCGCCGTTAATCATTCAAGATAATAGGCCCGAACCAGAATGGCCTAAGGAAGGAAAAATTGAATTCCATAACCTTCATATACAATATGAACCTGCTGCTCCTATGGTTCTCAAAGGCGTCACTTGCGTCTTCCCCGGACAGAAGAAAATCGGAATAGTAGGCAGGACGGGAAGTGGAAAATCTACTCTGGTGCAAGCCCTCTTTCGAGTCGTGGAGCCTTTGGAGGGATGCATACTTATTGATGGTGTAGACATTTCCAAGATTGGTCTGCAAGATTTAAGATCTAAGCTTGGTATTATTCCTCAGGATCCGACCTTGTTTTTAGGGACCGTAAGGACTAACATGGATCCCTTGGAACAACATACCGATCAAGAGCTTTGGGAG GTTCTCAGAAAGTGCCATCTTGCTGAAATAGTACAGCAAGATCCAAGACTTCTTGATGCACCAG TCGCCGAGAACGGAGAAAATTGGAGCGTTGGACAGAGACAACTAGTATGCCTTGCTAGGCTGCTACTGAAGAAAAGAAAAATCTTGGTCCTAGACGAAGCAACTGCGTCCATCGATACTGCAACCGATAATTTAATTCAGAAGACTATAAGAGAAGAAACAAGTGGATGCACAGTCATTACAGTAGCACATAGAATTCCTACTGTCATTGACACTGATTTGGTTTTGGTCCTTCATGAAG GGACAATCGCGGAGTATGATAAACCATCTCAATTGCTTCAAGACAGTTCTTCTTCGTTCTCGAAGTTGGTATCGGAGTTTTTGAGGAGATCGTCGCAAAGTAATTGCTAA